From a region of the Panicum virgatum strain AP13 chromosome 2K, P.virgatum_v5, whole genome shotgun sequence genome:
- the LOC120695207 gene encoding putative F-box/LRR-repeat protein 23 has protein sequence MARGAGLQREVEWVQRHLGFHTGLPPELISCILHRLDPIQIMLGADKVCRPWRCAARDEPELWRRIDMRGHEALSDRSLVDLNQMATDAMRHGREQCQAAPSLKILVLDSCREVSGPAFTQAIRGFPLLEELELSNYRQAQHEGVFQAVAKECPRLRCLRNHRVKSLYYYGWDHADDGEAMAIAEMHELRSLQLLNNDLSNQGLAAILDKCLHLEWLDVRECRHLRMDPQLQARIGAKKLVTKYMDEERENMEPGSPNTECSTCLNYLEPDKERYRRKRCVDDMEAKVISTVYELRSLELHCNDLTSEGLAAILDNCPQLESLDVWNCLNIVMNNNALHADKRGWVKTKKLTTKLLTDYSNYKFFNPEGLNRHNCRNIILKNFRNVFLDHTQEGK, from the exons ACAGGCTCGACCCCATCCAGATCATGCTGGGCGCGGACAAGGTGTGCCGCCCCTGGCGCTGCGCTGCGCGGGACGAGCCCGAGCTCTGGCGCCGCATCGACATGCGAGGCCACGAGGCGCTCTCGGACCGAAGCCTTGTCGACCTCAACCAGATGGCGACGGACGCCATGCGGCACGGCCGGGAGCAGTGCCAGGC CGCGCCATCTCTCAAGATTCTTGTCCTCGACTCGTGCCGCGAAGTCTCGGGTCCAGCATTCACGCAGGCAATAAGGGGGTTCCCTCTGCTGGAGGAGCTCGAGCTCTCGAACTATCGGCAGGCGCAGCACGAGGGAGTGTTCCAGGCCGTCGCCAAGGAGTGCCCGCGGCTGAGGTGCTTGAGAAATCACCGGGTAAAATCCTTGTATTACTATGGATGGGACCATGCTGACGATGGGGAAGCCATGGCGATTGCCGAGATGCACGAGCTGCGTTCCCTGCAACTCCTCAACAATGACCTCAGCAATCAGGGGTTGGCGGCCATCCTCGACAAATGCCTCCACCTAGAGTGGCTCGATGTCCGCGAGTGCCGCCATCTCCGCATGGATCCCCAATTGCAAGCAAGGATCGGCGCAAAGAAGCTGGTCACCAAGTATATGGATGAAGAGAGGGAGAACATGGAACCCGGCAGCCCTAATACTGAATGTTCAACTTGCCTCAATTACCTCGAACCTGATAAAGAAAGGTACCGGCGGAAGCGTTGTGTCGACGACATGGAAGCCAAGGTCATCTCCACTGTTTATGAGCTGCGCTCACTTGAGCTCCACTGCAATGATCTCACCAGTGAAGGATTGGCAGCCATCCTTGACAATTGCCCTCAGCTAGAGTCCCTCGACGTATGGAACTGCCTCAATATTGTCATGAACAATAATGCCCTACATGCTGATAAGCGTGGCTGGGTTAAGACCAAGAAGCTGACCACCAAACTACTTACGGACTACTCCAACTACAAATTCTTTAACCCCGAGGGCCTCAATAGACACAACTGCCGCAACATCATCTTGAAAAACTTCCGCAATGTCTTTCTAGATCACACCCAGGAAGGTAAGTAA